cccccttggagatcccatctagaaGGGGGacggcggcccctcggggggcaacggcccccttagggtttccaaccaggggGCACATGCCCCCTCGGGGCcaacggccccctagggtttccaaccctaggcgccttgggcccttgggtggggcgcaccagcccaccaggggctggttcccacgccacttcagcccatggggccctccgggacaggtggccccacccggtggacccccgggacccttccgttggtcccggtacaataccggtgacccccgaaactctcccggtggccgaaactggacttcctatatataaatctttacctccggaccattccggaactcctcgtgacatccgggatctcatccgggactccgaacaactttcggttaaccgcatactaatatctctacaactctagcgtcaccgaaccttaagtgtgtagaccctacgggttcgggagacacgtagacatgaccgagacaactctctggtcaataaccaacagcgggatctggatacccatgttggctcccacatgctccacgataatctcatcggatgaaccacgatgtccaggattcaatcaatcccgtatacaattccctttgtctatcggtacgatacttgcccgagattcgatcgtcggtataccgataccttgttcaatctcgttacggcaagtctctttactcgttcccgtAACATATCATCCTGTGAacaactccttgatcacattgagctcattatgatgatgtcctaccgagtgggcccagagatacctctccgtcatacggagtgacaaatcccagtctcgattcgtgccaacccaacagatactttcggggatgcccgtagtgtacctttatagccaccgagttacgttgtgacgtttggcacatcCAAAGTACCcttatggtatccgggagttgcacaatctcatggtctaaggaaaggatacttgacattagaaaagctttagcagacgaactacacgatctagtgctatgcttaggattgggtcttgtccatcacatcattctcctaatgatgtgatcccgttatcaatgacatccaatgtccatggtcaggaaaccgtaaccatctattgatcaacgagctagtcaactagaggctcactagggacatgttatggtctatgtgttcacgcatgtattatgatttccagataacacaattatagcatgaacaatagacaattatcatgaacaaggaaatataataataaccattttattattgcctctagggcatatttccaacagcgagccacccttgagcccacggtccccaacaccatcatccacatggggccagggctcgggaggcacctctgtggtggcatgcggatctttgtgaagacatatattcaagatcagatgaggattagaaaacaacgatcctcggcaagatccttgccgaggaaggccactaGACCCCcagcaaggtccttgccggggacgacagcgcgccacggcaagacccttgccgggccacccggcaagaccctcaccaaggacgtcagcagggccaccgccaggcccgcaccaaccaagtttccaccatcgttcgcatgcagctgccagctcaaccagctgagcaggcacctgcgtggcaacatgcagctcccgggccaactcgtcaagcgcctgcgtggcagcatgcagatcttcgtgaatgctccaccaccgcgccacctcagctgcctgcctgcctacatggcaccgcatgcctcactggtcagggcgtgtgtcgaagcaaggaggagcggcgacggacgggacgggcctcgcccccgtccccgataaagcaaggggacacctaagctacgcattaaatgcgtcttgtcctgtaatacgagcgataagctcataacACTGTGCgtctttccacctcctgtgtgccactgtggcagcccctttcgactataaaaggaggcccacggcatactggagaaggattcggctctttcgaaccacgcactcaccacagctagttcgagagctcaagaactctccgaaatacacccaccaaagcaggactagggttttacgcatcctcgcggcccgaacctgggtaaacgatccttgtgctgattactaatcctgctcttctcgcaaccctgcgccccggcaaccgtagtagggattcttgtgatcccataggtgtcgtttccccgacaacGTATCATGTGCAACGCCCCAAATCATGCACCAGGTGCGCCACTGTCCCATGAGCCGTCAGATTGAAAATGAAGGGACAAAGTCCATCTACCATGTGGGCTGCTGGAACAATTACAAATTAGACCTTGTAGTACAGCTGAATCATTCAAAACACTTCCGGAGCCAGTTATGCTCTACCTTTGACCTCTCTTTTAATGCTGAACCAGGAAGCTCGCGTGAGAAAAAATTGCCCCATCGCTTATCTCAGTCTCCAGCTCTCCTGTACTAGTCGACACATATTTCCTAAAACAGAAGATCTAATGTGCTCTCTAGATTAACATTGTCACTCAACTGTTTCTCTACATATACACTGCATTTTTTATGGAAGCATTCACAAATAGCTTGATCACCATGCAACCTCCTGGTCAGTTGAAAGAGATATCTTCAATTGCTAAAAAGGAGAAAATGGATGCAAGTCCAACATTACCTTGAAGAGCAAACAATATTTTGAAAAGATGAGCTTGCAACTGAACATTTAGAGAGGACCTGAAAAACACAAATAACATCTATTTTCTGATGTACATCCAAAAAAAAGGATAAAACAAAAGTGATCTGGTTGGATAACATTTATCTTTATAGTGTTGAAAATTCAGTAATATTTGGTCCGAATTTCTGTACCAGATCATGGTTCTTACTAATAAAACCATGTTTGAGTGTTGATTAGAAGAATCTGTTCTCACTTGCTGGAACAAGTTAAAGCTTTTATTGTTCCTCTTTTGTTAATTCTTTGTAAGTTGATATATGTTACAGGAAATGCAAACTacaaaggaaaaaaatcctaatCCCAAATTCCTCTCCAGCAACCTCAAACTGTTATATACCTAACAAAATTGTGTGGTTCAGGTGAAGTACCATAAAATCaaataaagtgttggtcctatgAAATTTCACATATACAACGTGTACATGTCTACGGATTTAATACGGCTGCCAGGGGAATTATTAAGCACTGTTGTTCAAACATCATAGCCTCATAAACAGTATTTCTTGAGTTGCAAAGAACAAAACAACTAAGCTAAGCTACTAACCAGCAGAAGCCAACAAGGGCTTTACTTTAGAGGACTGCTACAATGTACAATTAGTATTGATTTCACAAAGTTCAGTGTCACACTTTCCGTTTCCATTTGTTTGCAAATAGAAGAGCTCCTACGTATGGACCACATTGAAGCACTCTCAACGAGCCGCCGGCGGCCCACTGCAAAAAAGAACTTCAGTGTGCGTGGCCGATTCAGATGGAACGACAGCTACTGGAACTTCAATAGGTAGAGATCATCGGTACAAGCCAAAGAGGAAACTCGAGTGGTAGAGGAGATGAAGAGACCAAGCAAAATGTCCTAACTCTAGATCGCGCGACACAAGAGGGCGAGAGAAAGAGAAGACGATTGGGTTGTGGACTCTTCGTAAACGCTTCGTAGTACTCGAAAGTCGAACTATTCAGCGACACTACAAGGTCCTCTCTGTAAATGTTCCAGCAGCCCACACTGTAGATGGATCATGTCCCTTTATTTTTAATCTGACAGCTCATGGGCCATCGGTGCACCTGGTGCATGAGTTGAGGCGTTGCAGAGGATACCTTCTCATCTTCACCAAGCCTCTACCTTCTCCCATGTTTAAGGTCTGTAggcgcaatctcaaccttctagATGCTTCAGGAGTGAGTTAAGATTGAGGGAGGATGTTAGACTTCATATTGTAGCCCCACTGTGTAATCCATACCGTATTGATATAGGACTATATATATGTGATAGGCCACCCCATAGAGGGTTGTGCCAGTTCCCCAAAAATCCTATGTCTTACACCGACCCACCTACTGAACTTTGCCATCGAACAGCAGTTGGGAAAGAATACGGAGATTTTTTGGAAAAGGAAAAAAGATACGGAGATGGTTCCACATGTACGTAATTTCTAACGAAGCCACAAAGTACGTCTGGCAAAGGCCAGCTATATTCGTACGTACCAGGAAAACCGTAGCAAGTTGCTGTCAACGAGCctgaagaagaaaagaaagaccCACACGCATTGACGCATACCACCCATTCCATCCATGATTTGATGGCTCTGCTTCTGTTTTGTTGCAGGAGATCTATCGTTTTCACGTCTGCCTGCCGTAGCAGGACGACGGTTTGAACGCACGGCCACTAGAGATGGTAACCAAAACCAAATTTCTCCTGCTTTTTGTTACGAAAATCTGCTACACTTTCTTTTTCGTTAAACTAATATATTTCGGACCGTGCACGAAAGCAAGCAGGAAATTAAGGGGGATGCAGCCAACCGGACGAGCAACCGTGGTGCAACCAAAGGTGACAAATCTGTTTCCACGTACGTCACCGTGGAAGACTCCTGCTCCCGCCAGCTCGAGAAAAGCCACGGACCGGCTCAACACCAACCGTGCAGCCTTTTTACCTCCTCCCCTTGACATTTTACATTTGTGGGAGGTGACAATGTGCCGTTTTGGTCGCTCGCGAGGGAAAATAGTGGCTATGAAGTCATCCAGACGACGAGGCGGGCGGCTCATCGGGCGGCCAGTACGCGACATATAGCTGCGTGCAAACGCGATAGCAACTACGTGTCACTCGCTCTCGGTCGCCATCCATCTCCCCTCCTGATCGAGAATTCAATTCACCAGAGAGAAAACATGTCGCCGACGGTCGCCGCTTTCGCTCTCGTTGCGCTCTGCTTCGCTCATTCTTGCCCGgtagcagcggcggcggcggagacggACGCCGTCTCAGCGCGGCGGCCGCTGCGGGGCAGCGACACGGTGGTCTCGGCGCAGGGCAAGTTCGAGGCCGGGCTCTTCAGCCCCGGCAGCTCCGGCCGGTTCTACCTCGGCGTATGGTACAAGAACATCCCCGTCCAGACCGTCATCTGGGTCGGCAACCGCGGGAGCCCCCTGTCCAGCGCCGAGTCCGCCGAGCTCCGGGTGTCCCCCGACGACGGCGGCCTCGAGCTCGTCGGCGCCAGCGAGGGCGTCGTGTGGTCGTCGTCGAGGTCGAACCTGTCGTCGGAGGAGGAGtcgaacaacaacaacaacaacaacaacaacactgCGGTGATCCGCGACGACGGCAACCTGGTCCTCCTCGGCGGCGGCAACTCCTCCGACGTGCTCTGGCAGAGCTTCGACCACCCGACGGACACGCTGGTGCCGGGGGCGTGGCTCGGGGAGAACAAGCTCACCGGCGAGTACCAGGGGCTCACGTCGTGGCGGAACGCCGAGGACCCCGCGCCGGGCATGTTCAGCAACACCGTGGACCGCAACGGCACCAGCGAGTTCTTCTACTTCTGGAACCGGACACGCGTCTACTGGCGGAGCGGCGTGTGGACGGGCCGCGTCTTCGCGCTCGTGCCGGAGGCGGTCAACAACGTGCTCTTCAACCAGACCTACGTCGAGACGCCGGCGTACCGGCGGCTCAGCTGGGCGCTCTACGACAACGCGACGATCACGCGGCAGGTGTTCGAGGGGACGGGGCAGGCGAAGCAGTACATCTGGGTGCCCGCCAGCCAGCGCTGGCAGTTCTTCTGGGCCGCGCCCACCGTGCAGTGCGACGCGTACGCCGTCTGCGGCGCCTTCGGCGTCTGCGACCAGAGGAGCCAGCCGTCCTGCCGGTGCCCGCCCGGGTTCGTGCCGGCGTCGGAGCGGGACTGGGCGCTCAGCGACTGGACCGGCGGGTGTCGCCGGAACTCGTCGCTCGCGTGCGCGCGCAACGGCAACGGGTCGTCGTCCACGTCCACGGACGGGTTCCTGGTGCTGCCCAACGTTAAGCTCCCCGACGACTCGCTCGCCGTGGGCGCCCAGAGCAAAACAGAGTGCGAGTCGGCTTGCCTCGACAACTGCTCTTGCCAGGCCTACACCTTCTCCGGCGGCGGCCTGTGCGCCGTCTGGCACGGCGAGTTCCGCAACCTTCAGCAGCTTTACGCCGACTCTGGGGCCTCGGGGTCGTCGGACCTGTATCTCCGGCTTTCAGAATCAGGGCTGCGAGATTTGAGCAGAGCAAACAAGAAGAGCGATGGGGGGCTACCACTGCAGCTTGTCGTCGGAATCGTGTTGGCATGTGTGGCAGCGGCATTGATCGCATCGGCGCTGCTGGCCTGGTTCCTCCTTtccaggaggcggcggcggcgtcggctgGACAGCATGGCGAACGAGGCGGGCTCCTCCTTGGCCGTGTACAGCTACGGCGACCTCCGCGCCGCCACCAAGAACTTCTCGAACCGGCTCGGCGGCGGAGGCTTCGGCTCCGTGTACCGCGGCGTCCTGAAGAGCGGGGACACCGTCACCGAGGTGGCGGTCAAGAAGCTGGAGGGTCTCCGGCAGGGCGACAAGCAGTTCCGGACGGAGGTGAACACGCTCGGGCGCATCCAGCACGTCAACCTCGTCCGGCTCCTGGGCTTCTGCTCGTCGGCCGACGAGAAGCTGCTCGTGTACGAGTACATGCCCAACGGCTCTCTCGAGGGCTACCTCTTCAAGGGCAGCGGCGGCTCGTGCCCGAGCTGGCGCGACCGCTATGGCATCATGCTCGGCGTCGCCAGAGGGCTGGCGTACCTGCACGACGGCTGCCG
The sequence above is a segment of the Aegilops tauschii subsp. strangulata cultivar AL8/78 chromosome 6, Aet v6.0, whole genome shotgun sequence genome. Coding sequences within it:
- the LOC109755173 gene encoding G-type lectin S-receptor-like serine/threonine-protein kinase At2g19130, yielding MSPTVAAFALVALCFAHSCPVAAAAAETDAVSARRPLRGSDTVVSAQGKFEAGLFSPGSSGRFYLGVWYKNIPVQTVIWVGNRGSPLSSAESAELRVSPDDGGLELVGASEGVVWSSSRSNLSSEEESNNNNNNNNNTAVIRDDGNLVLLGGGNSSDVLWQSFDHPTDTLVPGAWLGENKLTGEYQGLTSWRNAEDPAPGMFSNTVDRNGTSEFFYFWNRTRVYWRSGVWTGRVFALVPEAVNNVLFNQTYVETPAYRRLSWALYDNATITRQVFEGTGQAKQYIWVPASQRWQFFWAAPTVQCDAYAVCGAFGVCDQRSQPSCRCPPGFVPASERDWALSDWTGGCRRNSSLACARNGNGSSSTSTDGFLVLPNVKLPDDSLAVGAQSKTECESACLDNCSCQAYTFSGGGLCAVWHGEFRNLQQLYADSGASGSSDLYLRLSESGLRDLSRANKKSDGGLPLQLVVGIVLACVAAALIASALLAWFLLSRRRRRRRLDSMANEAGSSLAVYSYGDLRAATKNFSNRLGGGGFGSVYRGVLKSGDTVTEVAVKKLEGLRQGDKQFRTEVNTLGRIQHVNLVRLLGFCSSADEKLLVYEYMPNGSLEGYLFKGSGGSCPSWRDRYGIMLGVARGLAYLHDGCRECIIHCDVKPENILLDRDLCVKLADFGMAKLVGRDFSRALTTMRGTIGYLAPEWISGLPISAKADVYSFGMVLFELISGRRNTDSSGGGGGGRDSGDDGSDATEAEAGRPVSTFFPVWAAGKVAAGEAGAVADPRLRGDVRAEELERACRVACWCIQDQEAHRPTMAQAVQALEGVVHVDMPPMPRTLQNLTLA